GCGTGGTGAAGGCGTAGGCGAGCAGGGGCCCCACGCGCATGTGGCTGTTGTCCACCTCCGCCGCGCCCGGGCCCATGCGGTCCGTGTAGCGAGGCCACACCGCGCTGAAGCGAGCGCCCACCGTGAGCTGCGGGGTGGCCAGCATCAGCAGGTCGCTGTCGTTGGTGAAGACCCAGCCCCGCCCAGGCACGAGGGTGTCGAGCAGCGGGTCATAGAACGTCGCGGCGCTGCCCTCGCGCAGGTCCATGTTCCAGTACTCGACGGACGCCTTGGAGCGCACCACGATGGAGCCGAACTTCGCCTGGAGCGTGGGCTCCACGATGTAGTGGTGGCCCGACGTGCTGTACGAGCGGCCCTCCGTGAGGCTTCGCGCGTCGTCCGAGAAGTCCATCCGCGGGTCGCCGTACGACTGGAGAAACCCCATGGTCCCCATGAAGCGCACGTACTCGTAGGTCGCGCGCAGGTTGAGGATGGCCAGCGGCTGGAACTCCACCACGGGCCCCACCTTCAGCGCCGCCGGGTTGGCCTTGAGCGAAACACCCCCGTTGACGAAGTTGTCCCGCGTCAGCAGGGACTGACCTTCGTACAGGCGCTTCTGGAGGATGAGGCGGTTCTGGGACTCCAGGCCCAGCGGGTTCCAGCGGAACACGTTGAAGGTGGTGAAGTAGAGGCGCACGTCCGGGCCCAGGGGCGGGAGCGTGGCCGCGTTCGGCGTGTCACTGGGGTCGGGCGTGGTCTGCGGCGTCTCCGGCACGGCGGAGCGCTCTTCCTGGGCCGAGGAAGCGGCGGCGGGCGCGGCGGCCCCCAGGCAGAGCGACAGCGAAAGCGCGGACAGCGTTCGACGCAGCGTCATCAAGACACCTTCTCGGAGAGGGACGTGGGGGTGTGGGGAACGGCGGGAGCGTTCGGCTCGTCCGGGAGGCGCCGGCTGACGTAGAAGCCGAACGCCGCGGCGGTGAAGTACATGATGAGGCTGTAGATGGCCGGCGGAATGGCCATGGTGGAGTTGGCCAGCAGCGTGGGGCTGAGCGCGATGGCGATGGCCAGCATCCCGTTGTGGATGCCGATCTCCATGCCAATGGCAATCGCCTGACGCTTGGGCAGACGCAGCAGCATGGGCACGAAGTAGCCCACGCCCAGGCTGACCAGGTTGAAGGCCAGCGCCGCCGGGCCCACCTGCCGGAAGAAGCTGAGGGCGTTCGCGCGCTCCGTGTAGACGGACGCGCCGATGACCGCGAGGAGGAACACCGTGGACAAGAGCCGGATGGGCTTGTCCATGCGCTGCGCCAGGGCCGTGCTGCGCGAGCGGATGAACATGCCCACGCTCACCGGCACCAGCACGATGAGCACCACCTGGACGATTTTCGCGAACTGCATGGGCACCGCGCGCGAGTCGTCCATGAAGTGCGCGAGCGACAGGTTGATGATGAGGGGCAGGGTGACGAGCGACAGCGCGCTGTTCACCGCCGTCAGCGTGATGTTGAGCGCCACGTCCCCGCGCGCCAGGTGGCTGAAGAGGTTCGCCGTGGCCCCGCCAGGCGACGCCGCCAGCAGCATCAACCCCACCGCCAGCTCCGGCGGCAGCCCGAAGGCATGGGCGATGAGCGCGCACGCCACGGGCAGCAGCAACATCTGACAGACAAGCCCCACCAGGATGGCCCGGGGATAGACGATGACGCGTTTGAAGTCCGCGACCGTCAGCGCCAGTCCGAGCCCCAGCATGATGATTGCCAGCGCCAGCGGCATGAGCACCGCCGTGAATACATTCGACTGCATGCGCCCCCCAAATGGAGTGTCTTGCGTTGAGCAGGAGCGTCGCGCAGGAGGGCAGGGTGCTTCAAGCCTCCTGCTCCAAAAGGTTGCGTGGACGCCGCGCAACCTATGACGCTGTATGTCATTGATGCAGTGCGGCGCGGCGACTTGAAACGTGTAATTCAAGGATGAAACATGCGGGCGGAGGTCCGGGGCGGGACGCTTTCCGGGTGCTCGGCGCCCGAGACAGGGGGGCCGGGGTCGGTTAGGAGAGGGCCATGAGCCGAGTCCTGAACGAGCTGTTGGAGCTCCTGAAGCTGGAGAAAATCGAGGAGAACCTGTTTCGCGGCAGGAGCCAGGACCTGGGGTTCCGCCAGCTCTTCGGCGGCCAGGTGCTGGGACAGGCGCTGTCCGCGGGCAGCCAGACGGTGCCGGCTGGGCGCCACGTCCACTCCCTGCACGGGTACTTCCTTCGTCCGGGGGATGCGTCCCTCCCCGTGGTCTACACGGTGGACCGGGTCCGGGACGGCGGCAGCATCACGACCCGCCGCGTCGTGGCCGTCCAGAAGGGGGAGCCCATCTTGACGATGATCGCCTCGTTCCACGGGGATGAGGACGGCTTCGCCCACCACGCGCCCATGCCCGAGGTCCCCGGTCCGGAGGGGCTGGCCACCGAGCAGGAGCTGCTCGGGCAACTGGCGGACCGCATCCCTCCGGCGCTGCGCGAGAAGTTCCTGGGCGAGAAGCCCATTGAGATTCGCCCCGTGGCGCCGGTGGATCCGTTCAATCCGGTGGCCAAGGCGCCCATCAAGCACGTGTGGTTCCGGGCCAACGGGGACCTCCCGGAGGACCCACAGGTGCACCGGTACGTGCTGGCCTACGCGTCCGACTTCAACCTCATCAGCACCGCGCTCCAGCCGCACGGGGCCAGCTTCTTCCAGCCCCACATCCTGGGGGCCAGCCTGGATCACGCCCTGTGGTTCCACGGGGACCTGAAGGTGAGCGACTGGCTGCTGTACTCCATGGACAGCCCCTGGGCGGGCAATGCGCGCGGGCTCTCACGGGGCAGCGTCTACACGCGTGACGGCCGGCTCGTGGCCTCGGTGGCCCAGGAAGGGCTGCTGCGCATCAAGAAGGCCAAGGCCTGAGCGTCGAGGTCGCCGCCCCACACCCAGGTGTGGGGCGGAACTCACCCTCACGGGCGTGCAGAGACCGGCGTGGGTGCCGATCAAGGGTTGTGGTCCTCGGATGGAACGACGTCAAACTCGAGGTCGGCGCGAGCCTGACGTATCGGACACGGGCCGGCCGCTTGCCCGGACATCTCGATGACGAGGCGGCCCGACACCCGCTCCAAGGTA
This genomic window from Myxococcus hansupus contains:
- a CDS encoding bile acid:sodium symporter family protein; its protein translation is MQSNVFTAVLMPLALAIIMLGLGLALTVADFKRVIVYPRAILVGLVCQMLLLPVACALIAHAFGLPPELAVGLMLLAASPGGATANLFSHLARGDVALNITLTAVNSALSLVTLPLIINLSLAHFMDDSRAVPMQFAKIVQVVLIVLVPVSVGMFIRSRSTALAQRMDKPIRLLSTVFLLAVIGASVYTERANALSFFRQVGPAALAFNLVSLGVGYFVPMLLRLPKRQAIAIGMEIGIHNGMLAIAIALSPTLLANSTMAIPPAIYSLIMYFTAAAFGFYVSRRLPDEPNAPAVPHTPTSLSEKVS
- the tesB gene encoding acyl-CoA thioesterase II; the protein is MSRVLNELLELLKLEKIEENLFRGRSQDLGFRQLFGGQVLGQALSAGSQTVPAGRHVHSLHGYFLRPGDASLPVVYTVDRVRDGGSITTRRVVAVQKGEPILTMIASFHGDEDGFAHHAPMPEVPGPEGLATEQELLGQLADRIPPALREKFLGEKPIEIRPVAPVDPFNPVAKAPIKHVWFRANGDLPEDPQVHRYVLAYASDFNLISTALQPHGASFFQPHILGASLDHALWFHGDLKVSDWLLYSMDSPWAGNARGLSRGSVYTRDGRLVASVAQEGLLRIKKAKA